The Rhipicephalus sanguineus isolate Rsan-2018 chromosome 4, BIME_Rsan_1.4, whole genome shotgun sequence DNA window ATCGTGTCTTCGTAGGTTACGTTGCGCCCTACTTTAGCCACTGCCAACTCTTTGTTGTCCCAAACGAACACTCGGCCATGGCACGAAAAAGAAAGTACAACGAGTATCTTTGGAATTCGAAAGTCGAAGTACCCGTTCGCTCAGAATATCGCGCGTAGATGTCATCCGTAGGTGTGGAGCACTTACAGAAGCGCTCACCAGTGGAAAGGTGTCAGATTTTTGGAAGCAGTGCAGGCGCGCTATCGCATCGAACAGACATGCTGCAGGCTGAAAGCGACCCGCATTCGAACACAGAAGTCCAGCATCTCCCGTGAACGGGAATCGGTTGAAGCAGCAGATGGCCGTGATCCAGAAGGTGCTCCATCGGAGACAAATGCAGGGCTGGTAAGATTTGAAGATTTCTTGTGAATGTAACGGCACGCACATGTGTCACAAAATGCGCGGACGGTGCGCGGGAATCTTCGAAGAGACTGGCCCACGCCGCTGCGCGCACGGCGGCGGAGGAGGGGCGCACCGGAAGACCGGAGCGGCGACTGACGTCaggcgggaaaggaggaaggagaaGAGCGGCGAAGATGCCGCGGTCACCGCGGTGGGGAAGCAGAGTTCGGTTCCGTTTGGGCCGCTGAAGCGAAAGGTTATCTCCTTCGCGCTCCGCGACTTTGAACGCGATCTCGACGCTTCCCTCAGCGGCCGCTTGGCCCCACGATTCCTGAGTGGACGAGCGAGGCCATGCCTCGGAAGCCCTCTCGAAAGAACATGAAGAAGGCCGGCAAGGACCAGAGATCCCTCCGACAACAGGAGGAGATTCCCGAGCGCCAGACCGTTCCTGCCATTGGTGACTGGCCACTGGAGAAGGCCAAGGAGGCGCTACCACCCTCCCAGGCCACTTCGGAGCCTCCCGCCACCACTGCGGCACCCCCTAAGCCTGCCTGCAACACCTCGGCACCTGCTGCCCCTGCTGCTGCTACCGCACCCGCCGCTCCTCGCGATGCCGCGAAGTCTCACCTGCGCTCGCGCTCGGGCACTCGAGTGGGACGCTAGCCCCTCCGGCTTGACAGTAATCCATGGGCACGAGAAGTTTCAGCCCAACGGAAAAAACAGGACGACGAAGAGTACCAAAACTTCGAAGCCTGGCTAACTCAAAAGCGTGCCACACAGCGTGCTGCTGCCCACGcggcacatgcaaacacaagcaCGAGCTCGGCACAAGCACCGACTGCGAGGCCCAAACAGTTGGAGCAGCAGGCGGTGACAACCATCGGAGATTGGCTGCTCAACAAGGCCAAAGAGGCAGCACCGGTTGCCGCCGACCTTCCCGAACCAGCAGCTACCACGCCAGTCAACACAGATGACGCCCCGTCTAGTTCTCATGCCGCGACGTCGGAAGacgaagtagagcactgcacgggccgatttttccagcccgggcccggcccgaaaacgccatgctccggcccgcccgagcccggcccggtgttcttaaatgtggcccgtacccggccctgGCCCGAAAGGTTTTGGCCCGGTCCGGCCCGGCCGGacccgacccgtttcagctagttatgccttgagcataaaggaggcactgtctaaccttcggttattgtgaagatacctgccacacacaagatattttctagagattgttttgggaacttctttcagtgtcacgactttcactggtactgtgtatactttcggttaattacgcccgtaacactcttgcgaaataattgcagggcaatataaaatataattggagtcatagctggctgtttcatgtacgcacgtagtgctaaccacgcaatctcatttttgcatttcaaaggacaactacaaaatataatacctgcataaagtggagaaaaacgcatggcagaaatttttaggttgagtctacatcaactgcatacgagttagggctgttgagtaaaagtagcaagtctgctGCAAACTTCATTTATTgtacaatgcaatgaaaaaaaaaacgtgctctagctgctcctgggaggaatacgccaggctgggcagcgttacataaattaaagctgtcgtgttgacgcctcggcagcataggtcggcaaactcactcatgagtcgactcactcatactcgtatcgagacgtgagtctgagtctgaatgagtccgggtgagtaaagtttttgtgagtctgagcccgagtgagttcgGTGGGGAAAATTTTtggtgggtctgagtccgagtgagtccggttgaggaaaattttggcgagtctgagtccgagtgagccctaagggcaaaatatattgcatgagtgagcctgagtgagctccacattttttgccgacctatggtcctgtctactcaacttcagcattactatcagatgtcggctcacatttatactcacgtGTAGTCCCGCATATGTCAACGCGCTatcgttcatacgtcagctcaatatttattgatcagaggcgtgagatgaggagggagagggggaggaggtgccttgacctccccccgcaaacttcttcatgggaagttactgataaaaatatctcgtatgagtcatctctttcaataaaacggtccttattgaactacaaagtcagataactcgtatttgaaggtacgagatcaaaaggtgctaagtag harbors:
- the LOC119391783 gene encoding uncharacterized protein LOC119391783, which produces MPRKPSRKNMKKAGKDQRSLRQQEEIPERQTVPAIGDWPLEKAKEALPPSQATSEPPATTAAPPKPACNTSAPAAPAAATAPAAPRDAAKSHLRSRSGTRRAAAHAAHANTSTSSAQAPTARPKQLEQQAVTTIGDWLLNKAKEAAPVAADLPEPAATTPVNTDDAPSSSHAATSEDEVA